In Pseudomonas deceptionensis, a single window of DNA contains:
- a CDS encoding rhodanese-like domain-containing protein — protein MLGFSGLPLVIEPSDLFARLNAPELILVDLTSVARYEAGHIPGARFVDPKRTQLGLPPAPGLLPSQASLQELFGELGHNPDAVYVVYDDEGGGWAGRFIWLLDVIGHKACHYLDGGIHAWIGEGYDLSQEVPPAAGGPVALTLHDEPTATREYLQSRLGAADLAIWDARSEAEYTGEKVLAAKGGHIPGAKNFEWTAGMDKTRSLRIRTDMAQILKDLGITPDKEVITHCQTHHRSGFTYLVAKALGYPRVKGYAGSWGEWGNHPDTPVELPVKN, from the coding sequence ATGCTTGGCTTCTCTGGCTTGCCATTAGTGATTGAGCCCAGCGACCTGTTCGCCCGGCTCAACGCCCCTGAACTGATCCTGGTCGACTTGACCAGCGTTGCGCGCTACGAAGCCGGGCATATTCCGGGCGCACGTTTCGTCGACCCGAAACGCACACAACTGGGCCTGCCGCCGGCACCCGGACTGCTGCCGTCCCAGGCTTCGCTCCAGGAGCTGTTCGGTGAGCTGGGGCACAACCCCGATGCGGTCTACGTGGTGTATGACGACGAAGGCGGCGGCTGGGCCGGGCGGTTTATCTGGCTGCTGGATGTGATCGGGCACAAGGCCTGCCACTATCTGGACGGCGGCATTCACGCCTGGATAGGCGAAGGCTATGACCTGAGCCAGGAAGTACCCCCTGCGGCCGGTGGCCCGGTCGCGCTGACCTTGCACGACGAGCCCACCGCCACCCGCGAGTACCTGCAAAGCCGTTTGGGTGCTGCCGATCTCGCGATCTGGGATGCGCGTAGCGAGGCCGAGTACACAGGCGAGAAAGTGCTGGCGGCCAAGGGCGGGCATATCCCCGGCGCGAAGAATTTTGAATGGACCGCCGGCATGGATAAAACTCGCAGCCTGCGCATCCGCACCGACATGGCCCAGATCCTCAAGGATCTGGGCATCACACCAGACAAAGAAGTGATTACCCACTGCCAGACCCACCATCGTTCTGGCTTTACTTATCTCGTTGCCAAAGCGCTCGGTTATCCGCGCGTCAAAGGCTACGCCGGCTCTTGGGGCGAATGGGGCAACCACCCCGATACGCCTGTCGAGCTGCCTGTAAAAAATTAA
- the asd gene encoding archaetidylserine decarboxylase (Phosphatidylserine decarboxylase is synthesized as a single chain precursor. Generation of the pyruvoyl active site from a Ser is coupled to cleavage of a Gly-Ser bond between the larger (beta) and smaller (alpha chains). It is an integral membrane protein.), with product MKKRLFLLSQYLLPHHLLSRLAGCIAECRVRWFKNAFTTWFAKRYQVDMSQALVEDVTAYEHFNAFFTRALKDGARPLDQTPGAVLSPADGAVSQLGPIEHGRVLQAKGHSYSVLELVGGDPDVAAQFMGGEFATIYLSPKDYHRVHMPLAGTLREMIYVPGRLFSVNQTTAENVPELFARNERAVCIFDTERGPMAVVLVGAMIVASIETVFAGLVTPPKRELKTFRYDEAARAPIHLEKGAELGRFKLGSTAIVLFGADQVKWAESLTAGTPVMMGQGIGAPAHAEQAPE from the coding sequence ATGAAAAAGCGTTTGTTCCTCCTCAGTCAGTACCTGTTGCCGCATCACCTGCTGTCACGCCTGGCCGGCTGCATTGCCGAGTGCCGCGTGCGCTGGTTCAAGAATGCGTTCACCACCTGGTTCGCCAAGCGTTATCAAGTGGACATGTCCCAGGCACTGGTTGAAGACGTTACCGCCTACGAGCACTTCAACGCCTTCTTCACCCGCGCACTGAAAGACGGCGCCCGCCCGCTGGATCAAACCCCGGGCGCGGTGCTGAGCCCTGCCGATGGCGCAGTCAGCCAGTTGGGCCCGATTGAGCACGGTCGCGTGCTCCAGGCCAAAGGCCACAGCTACAGCGTGCTGGAGCTGGTGGGTGGCGATCCTGACGTGGCAGCGCAATTCATGGGCGGCGAATTCGCCACCATCTACCTGTCGCCGAAGGATTATCACCGTGTGCACATGCCGCTGGCTGGCACCCTGCGCGAGATGATCTACGTACCGGGCCGCCTGTTCTCGGTCAACCAGACCACCGCCGAAAACGTGCCGGAGCTGTTTGCGCGCAACGAGCGTGCCGTGTGCATTTTTGATACCGAGCGCGGCCCGATGGCCGTGGTATTGGTAGGTGCCATGATCGTGGCGTCGATTGAGACTGTGTTTGCCGGTCTGGTGACGCCGCCGAAGCGCGAGCTGAAAACCTTCCGTTACGACGAAGCCGCACGTGCGCCGATCCATCTGGAAAAAGGTGCCGAGTTGGGTCGCTTCAAACTGGGGTCGACTGCAATCGTGCTGTTCGGTGCCGATCAAGTGAAGTGGGCTGAAAGCCTGACGGCAGGAACGCCGGTGATGATGGGTCAAGGCATTGGTGCACCGGCTCACGCCGAACAAGCACCAGAGTAA
- the serB gene encoding phosphoserine phosphatase SerB has product MREIVLINITGEDRPGLTAAITGVLASNGVNILDIGQAAIHGVLSLGFLVEIPQAEQVSAVLKDLQPLIAQEGLQLRFDPISEERYQNWVNEQSQTRHVVTLMSRQVTAHELQRVTSVISQHGLNIEQTDRLSGRVPLDAPTQLSKSCIELRVCGEPADIEALRADFFNLAQELGVDIALQEDTLFRRNRRLAVFDMDSTLIEAEVIDELAKAAGVGDQVAAITERAMAGELDFKASFKERMALLKGLDVGVLDAIGASLRLTEGAEVLFAELKRLGYKTAILSGGFTYFAKQVQAKLGIDYVFANELEVVDGKVTGVAVEPIVDAQRKADLLRELAQKEGLSLEQTIAVGDGANDLPMLAIAGLGVAFRAKPLVKKSAKHAISTLGLDGVLYLLGQRDRKAL; this is encoded by the coding sequence TTGCGCGAAATCGTCCTGATAAACATCACCGGTGAAGACCGTCCGGGTCTCACTGCGGCCATTACCGGCGTACTGGCCAGCAATGGTGTGAATATTCTCGACATCGGTCAGGCCGCCATCCATGGCGTTTTGTCGTTGGGTTTTCTGGTGGAAATTCCACAGGCAGAACAGGTTTCGGCCGTTCTCAAAGACCTGCAGCCACTGATCGCCCAGGAAGGTCTGCAACTGCGTTTCGATCCGATCAGCGAAGAGCGCTACCAGAACTGGGTGAATGAGCAGAGCCAGACCCGCCATGTGGTGACTCTGATGAGCCGTCAGGTGACTGCCCACGAATTGCAGCGTGTGACTTCGGTCATCAGCCAGCACGGATTGAACATCGAGCAGACAGATCGTCTGTCCGGCCGTGTGCCGCTGGACGCCCCGACTCAGTTGAGCAAAAGCTGCATCGAACTGCGTGTGTGCGGTGAGCCTGCGGATATTGAGGCGCTACGTGCCGATTTCTTCAACCTGGCCCAAGAGCTGGGTGTGGATATCGCGCTTCAGGAAGACACCCTGTTCCGTCGCAATCGCCGTCTGGCGGTGTTCGACATGGACTCGACCCTGATCGAGGCCGAAGTGATCGACGAGTTGGCCAAGGCTGCGGGTGTGGGTGATCAGGTGGCTGCAATCACCGAGCGCGCCATGGCCGGTGAGCTGGACTTCAAGGCCAGTTTCAAGGAACGCATGGCTCTGCTCAAAGGTCTGGATGTGGGCGTGCTGGATGCCATCGGTGCCTCGCTGCGCCTGACCGAAGGCGCCGAAGTGCTGTTCGCTGAACTCAAGCGGCTGGGCTACAAGACCGCCATCCTGTCGGGCGGCTTCACGTACTTTGCCAAGCAGGTGCAAGCGAAGCTGGGCATCGACTATGTATTCGCCAACGAGCTGGAAGTGGTGGACGGCAAGGTGACTGGCGTTGCGGTTGAGCCGATTGTTGACGCACAGCGCAAGGCGGACTTGCTGCGTGAACTGGCACAGAAGGAAGGTTTGAGCCTGGAGCAGACCATTGCGGTCGGTGATGGTGCCAACGACTTGCCGATGCTGGCGATTGCCGGGCTGGGTGTGGCGTTCCGTGCCAAGCCGCTGGTTAAAAAGTCGGCCAAACATGCCATTTCGACGTTGGGCCTGGATGGCGTGCTGTACCTGCTGGGCCAGCGTGACCGCAAGGCCCTGTAA
- a CDS encoding AhpA/YtjB family protein, translating to MNRPSPVKTDNFFLLIFRALRDRRVPLALRIASHNVILVALALVIYAVVMGLQFKQAMHEQADALGQSLTTQTATSATELLVSNDILSLNVLLNNLTKNPLVAHAAIYSVDNRILAEAGQRPKNGLLGETQGVYQTKITFQDVTAGHLRISLDMNQFEQPMTISLQSMGILSAILLALALALSLRLGRHITTPLLQLRVWLREPDPYTPAINRQDEIGDLARQLHARLAPPAPEPEPEPEPEEEYDDSDYEEAEDNEPTFEVRNLSDPTFDETPAAPAPKAAPRQLISSEEDENDDEDPFADLRDTNTPSAAPVALAKPKPAAHAAPQPSAVLAVQLGAQEQLRRLPRARLMELLERYRDCLNQAASLYQSELHTLNDGSTLMLFHSEDSGDDYLTNAICCGELLRALGHALQIEVADSGITLQLQLGLVLGEGLNGMSQIDLLLTETAQDALALSQHSRNLLLVERKISDDPLIRQRARIRPIASPEGACCVERLMEPYPSMLERQLARMHENQG from the coding sequence GTGAACCGGCCATCGCCTGTAAAAACCGATAACTTCTTCCTGCTGATCTTCCGGGCCCTGCGCGATCGCCGCGTTCCGCTTGCTCTGCGCATTGCCAGCCATAACGTGATTCTGGTCGCCTTGGCGCTGGTCATTTATGCCGTGGTGATGGGTCTGCAATTCAAACAGGCCATGCACGAACAGGCCGATGCCCTGGGTCAGAGCCTGACCACGCAAACCGCCACTTCGGCGACCGAGCTGCTGGTGTCCAACGACATCCTCAGCCTCAACGTGCTGCTCAACAACCTGACCAAAAATCCGCTGGTGGCCCATGCCGCCATCTATAGCGTCGATAACCGCATCCTCGCCGAAGCCGGGCAACGTCCAAAAAACGGACTGTTGGGCGAAACCCAGGGCGTGTATCAAACCAAGATCACTTTTCAGGACGTGACGGCCGGGCATCTGCGCATCAGCCTGGACATGAACCAGTTTGAACAGCCGATGACCATCAGCCTGCAGAGCATGGGCATTTTGAGCGCCATTTTGCTGGCTTTGGCTTTGGCCTTGAGCTTGCGTCTGGGCCGCCACATCACCACGCCCCTGCTGCAACTGCGCGTCTGGCTGCGCGAACCGGACCCTTACACCCCGGCGATCAATCGCCAGGATGAAATCGGTGATCTGGCGCGCCAGCTTCACGCCCGCCTGGCCCCACCGGCACCCGAGCCGGAACCCGAGCCAGAACCTGAAGAAGAATACGACGACAGCGACTACGAAGAAGCCGAAGACAACGAACCGACCTTCGAAGTGCGCAACCTGAGCGACCCGACCTTCGATGAAACCCCGGCTGCGCCCGCCCCCAAAGCCGCGCCTCGGCAGTTGATCAGCTCCGAAGAAGACGAGAACGACGACGAAGACCCGTTCGCCGACCTGCGCGACACCAACACCCCGAGTGCTGCTCCGGTTGCGCTGGCCAAGCCAAAACCGGCCGCGCATGCTGCGCCACAACCCAGCGCCGTACTGGCAGTGCAACTGGGCGCGCAAGAACAGCTGCGTCGCTTGCCCCGCGCTCGCCTTATGGAACTGCTTGAACGCTATCGCGATTGCCTGAACCAGGCCGCTTCGCTGTACCAGAGCGAGCTGCACACGCTCAACGATGGCAGCACGCTGATGCTGTTCCACAGCGAAGACAGCGGCGACGACTACCTGACCAACGCCATTTGCTGTGGCGAGCTGCTGCGGGCCTTGGGCCACGCCTTGCAGATCGAAGTCGCTGACAGCGGCATCACCCTGCAATTGCAACTGGGCCTGGTGCTGGGCGAAGGTCTGAACGGCATGAGCCAGATTGATTTGCTGCTGACCGAAACCGCACAGGACGCCCTGGCCCTGTCGCAACACAGCCGCAACCTGCTGCTGGTGGAGCGCAAGATCAGCGACGACCCGCTGATCCGTCAGCGCGCCCGTATCCGCCCGATTGCCAGCCCCGAAGGCGCCTGCTGTGTCGAGCGCCTGATGGAGCCCTACCCGTCCATGCTTGAGCGCCAGCTGGCGCGGATGCATGAGAATCAGGGGTAA
- a CDS encoding PqiC family protein: protein MNVLRLPLIALLTGVLGLAGCTTHQPAALYQLDSGTPGQPAQSAGMAVVLGPISVADYLQRETLLQRQADGSLSAATDGRWAGSLSSDIDQLLVRQLAWRLDSQRVVLAPATAGFSPDVQVLLSITRLDSGKNQPAVLDAQWRLIDRRGQVRDNRIVHLEQPHAGSTADQVKAQGKLLQQLSEQLAVALKPLANQPPVVEPRKPSTKAETRQDADKPKIPMASPIRTDMEVFRF from the coding sequence ATGAACGTTCTACGCCTTCCTTTAATTGCGTTGCTGACTGGTGTGCTGGGTCTGGCGGGGTGCACTACGCACCAGCCGGCGGCCTTGTACCAACTGGACAGCGGCACCCCCGGCCAGCCCGCGCAAAGCGCCGGCATGGCGGTGGTACTGGGCCCGATCAGCGTGGCCGATTACCTGCAACGAGAAACCCTGCTGCAACGTCAGGCTGATGGCAGCCTGAGCGCCGCCACCGATGGTCGATGGGCAGGCAGCCTGTCCTCGGACATCGATCAATTGCTGGTACGCCAACTGGCGTGGCGTCTGGACAGCCAGCGGGTTGTCCTGGCACCGGCCACTGCGGGTTTCAGCCCGGATGTGCAGGTGCTGTTGTCGATCACTCGCCTGGACTCCGGCAAGAACCAGCCAGCGGTGCTGGACGCGCAATGGCGCCTGATCGATCGTCGTGGTCAAGTGCGTGACAACCGCATTGTTCACCTCGAACAGCCTCATGCGGGCAGCACTGCGGACCAGGTCAAGGCTCAAGGCAAGTTGCTGCAACAGCTAAGCGAGCAATTGGCGGTGGCCCTCAAGCCGCTGGCCAACCAGCCGCCGGTGGTTGAGCCGCGCAAGCCGTCTACCAAGGCCGAGACCAGGCAGGACGCGGACAAGCCGAAGATCCCGATGGCTTCACCGATCCGCACGGACATGGAAGTGTTTCGCTTCTAG